A single region of the Anaerolineales bacterium genome encodes:
- a CDS encoding flotillin family protein, with the protein MGALVAIVVPLIILAILIFVLMGIRYVPNNKVGIVEKRFATKGSVKSDSFIALNKEAGYQPEVLRGGLRWLMPFQYKVHLAPLVTIPQGQIGYVFARDGVPMAPTQTLANVVPEAKTFQNMEAFLRGSGQRGPQREILREGTYALNLVQFIVFTQEGIYYLPISRDEEAVFKRMAALIQERDGFRPVVIRGSDDKVGIVTVHDGPSLDQEEIIAPTVGNDPAQPATYHNNFQDTEKFLKAGGRRGRQYHTLVEGTYYINRLFATVEMIDKTTIEVGYVGVVVSYIGERGGDLSGEEYKHGEMVARGQKGVWSEALMPGKYAFNTYAGKVITVPTTNIILKWNRDEIGSHRFDENLSAIELITKDAFEPLLPLSVVMHIDYRKAPLVIQRFGDIKRLVEQTLDPMVAAYFKNIGQTRTLIQLIQERSQIQKQSSEEMKERFEHYNLELEEVLIGTPSSSAQDRKIEEILAQLRDRQIAIEQVETYSRKQTAAEKERELREAESVAKSQTALTESQININVESNVGKAAYQRSLQDAAKIKALAEAEAEREARIGIAKALAIEEQVRAYGGPQYQVLQESIDRFAQAVETSGVDIVPRMVVGNGGGGTNGQGGSYSAFEGLMMLLLSEKLNLGVTPTQNGGQMPEEIKRLRDDIMQNLARKPESGVGTPGGTAEPDSK; encoded by the coding sequence ATGGGCGCCCTCGTTGCAATTGTCGTCCCACTGATTATTCTTGCCATACTCATCTTCGTGTTGATGGGTATTCGTTATGTCCCCAACAACAAGGTGGGGATTGTCGAAAAACGTTTTGCCACCAAAGGCTCGGTGAAATCGGATAGTTTCATCGCGCTCAACAAAGAAGCCGGCTATCAACCCGAAGTCTTGCGCGGCGGTCTGCGCTGGCTGATGCCCTTCCAATACAAAGTCCATCTCGCCCCGCTGGTGACCATCCCCCAGGGGCAAATTGGCTACGTGTTTGCCCGTGACGGTGTGCCGATGGCGCCCACCCAAACACTGGCAAATGTCGTCCCAGAGGCAAAAACCTTCCAAAATATGGAGGCATTCCTACGCGGCAGCGGGCAGCGCGGACCGCAGCGGGAAATCCTCCGTGAAGGGACGTATGCCCTTAACCTCGTCCAGTTCATCGTCTTCACCCAAGAGGGCATTTATTACCTGCCCATCAGCCGCGATGAAGAAGCCGTGTTCAAGCGTATGGCGGCGCTCATCCAAGAGCGTGATGGCTTTCGCCCCGTCGTCATTCGCGGCTCGGATGACAAAGTGGGCATTGTCACCGTTCATGACGGACCCTCCCTTGATCAAGAGGAGATCATCGCTCCCACCGTCGGCAACGATCCGGCACAACCAGCCACCTATCACAACAACTTCCAAGACACCGAAAAGTTCCTCAAAGCGGGCGGGCGGCGCGGACGCCAATACCATACCCTTGTCGAAGGCACGTATTACATCAACCGCTTGTTCGCTACCGTTGAGATGATTGATAAAACAACCATCGAAGTCGGCTATGTGGGCGTTGTCGTTTCCTACATTGGCGAACGCGGCGGCGACCTCTCCGGTGAGGAATACAAACACGGTGAGATGGTGGCACGGGGGCAAAAAGGTGTTTGGAGTGAGGCACTTATGCCGGGCAAATATGCCTTCAACACCTATGCCGGTAAGGTGATCACCGTCCCCACCACAAACATCATCCTCAAATGGAACAGGGACGAAATTGGCTCTCACCGCTTCGATGAGAACCTCTCCGCCATTGAACTGATCACCAAAGATGCTTTTGAACCGCTGCTGCCCCTCTCCGTCGTCATGCATATCGACTACCGCAAAGCGCCCCTCGTCATCCAGCGCTTTGGCGACATCAAGCGTCTTGTCGAGCAAACGCTTGACCCCATGGTTGCCGCCTACTTCAAGAACATTGGGCAAACACGCACGCTGATCCAACTGATCCAAGAGCGTTCGCAAATCCAGAAGCAGTCCTCCGAGGAAATGAAGGAACGCTTTGAGCATTACAACCTCGAATTGGAGGAAGTTCTGATCGGCACGCCCTCGTCCTCGGCGCAAGACCGCAAAATCGAGGAAATCCTCGCCCAACTGCGGGATCGCCAGATCGCCATTGAGCAGGTTGAAACCTACAGCCGCAAGCAGACTGCCGCCGAAAAAGAGCGCGAACTGCGTGAGGCAGAATCGGTGGCGAAATCGCAAACGGCGCTGACCGAATCGCAAATCAACATCAACGTCGAAAGCAACGTCGGGAAGGCGGCTTACCAACGTTCGCTCCAAGATGCGGCGAAGATCAAGGCGCTGGCAGAGGCAGAGGCAGAGCGCGAGGCGCGTATCGGTATTGCCAAAGCCCTTGCCATCGAAGAACAAGTCCGTGCCTATGGCGGACCGCAGTACCAAGTTTTGCAGGAATCGATTGATCGGTTCGCCCAAGCGGTGGAGACCTCCGGCGTGGACATCGTGCCGCGCATGGTCGTCGGCAATGGCGGCGGCGGCACGAACGGGCAGGGCGGCTCATACAGCGCCTTTGAAGGGCTGATGATGCTCTTGCTCTCCGAAAAACTAAACTTGGGCGTTACCCCTACCCAAAACGGCGGGCAAATGCCAGAGGAAATCAAGCGCCTGCGCGACGACATCATGCAAAATCTTGCCCGCAAACCGGAAAGCGGTGTCGGCACGCCCGGTGGAACGGCAGAGCCAGACTCAAAGTAG